In Candidatus Saccharimonadales bacterium, one DNA window encodes the following:
- the cysS gene encoding cysteine--tRNA ligase, translating into MALRLHNTLTKKTEEFTPITDRKVTLYTCGPTVYNFLHVGNWAAYIYWDTLVRTLIADGYAVERVMNITDVGHLTGENDGDADNGEDKLQKGARREGKTAWEVAEFYAEDFMNGMEKLGMITPEHVVKATDFIPQQLDLARILKEKGYTYQITDGIYFDTSKFPTYADFAGLDLAAQKAGARIEFNPEKRNASDFALWKFTAPDEKRDMEWDTPADLLDNGESKKGFPGWHLECSAMAMSILGPTIDIHTGGIDHIPVHHTNEIAQSESASGQKFANFWLHNNHLKVNGTKISKSLGNGYTLQDLEERGFSPIDYRMFILQGQYSNEGNFTFENLQAAKNRLIHWRNIAALRHQTHDTLSDDSEKSTDDKSISLLAASGAIHEAMNNDLNTPEAMRIIDEAFSKLDGKSLDDIHQHGLDELIHTVDDLLGLQLETTTPDINDEMKQLIIERERARDNKDWAESDRLRDKLSENNIVVRDTKHGSIWEYKN; encoded by the coding sequence ATGGCTCTCCGACTTCATAATACACTGACGAAGAAAACTGAAGAATTTACTCCTATTACAGATAGAAAGGTAACGCTTTATACCTGTGGGCCAACCGTCTATAACTTTCTGCATGTCGGTAACTGGGCCGCTTACATCTATTGGGATACATTAGTAAGAACTTTAATCGCTGATGGCTATGCCGTTGAACGCGTGATGAACATTACGGATGTCGGCCACTTAACCGGCGAGAATGATGGTGATGCTGATAACGGTGAGGATAAGCTGCAAAAGGGTGCGAGGCGCGAAGGAAAAACCGCTTGGGAAGTTGCCGAGTTTTACGCCGAGGATTTTATGAATGGCATGGAAAAACTCGGTATGATCACACCAGAACATGTCGTAAAGGCGACAGATTTCATACCGCAACAACTTGATTTAGCGCGTATTCTAAAAGAAAAAGGTTACACGTACCAAATTACGGACGGAATTTATTTCGATACAAGCAAGTTTCCGACGTATGCGGATTTTGCAGGTCTTGATTTAGCCGCGCAAAAAGCGGGAGCTAGAATTGAATTCAATCCTGAAAAACGTAACGCCAGTGACTTTGCGTTATGGAAATTTACCGCGCCTGATGAAAAGCGCGATATGGAATGGGATACGCCAGCCGATCTATTAGATAACGGCGAATCTAAAAAGGGCTTCCCAGGCTGGCATCTTGAATGTTCAGCAATGGCTATGAGTATCTTAGGACCTACTATTGATATCCACACAGGCGGAATAGATCACATTCCCGTTCATCATACGAATGAAATCGCCCAAAGCGAATCGGCAAGCGGTCAGAAATTTGCAAATTTCTGGCTACATAATAACCACCTTAAAGTAAACGGTACGAAGATTAGTAAAAGCCTAGGTAATGGCTATACGCTGCAAGACCTCGAGGAGCGCGGATTCAGCCCGATTGACTACCGCATGTTCATTTTGCAAGGCCAGTATAGCAATGAAGGTAATTTCACGTTCGAAAACCTCCAGGCAGCCAAGAACCGGCTCATTCACTGGCGTAATATAGCCGCGCTTCGTCATCAGACACACGATACGCTAAGCGATGACAGCGAAAAATCGACCGACGACAAGAGCATCTCGCTACTTGCGGCTTCTGGCGCAATTCACGAAGCGATGAATAACGACCTAAACACGCCAGAGGCAATGCGCATTATCGACGAAGCGTTCTCTAAACTTGACGGTAAGTCCCTTGATGACATCCACCAGCACGGCCTAGATGAGCTAATTCATACGGTTGACGATCTACTTGGCTTGCAGCTTGAGACAACCACCCCTGACATCAATGACGAAATGAAGCAGCTTATTATTGAGCGTGAACGGGCACGCGACAATAAGGATTGGGCAGAGTCAGATCGCCTGCGTGACAAGCTCTCCGAAAATAACATAGTTGTACGCGACACTAAGCACGGAAGTATTTGGGAATATAAAAATTAA
- a CDS encoding DHH family phosphoesterase: protein MFNEATELINAAKKIVVIQAENPDGDSLGSSLALEEILGDLGKEVSLYCPVEIPKYLRYINGWDRIVMDFDTKADLAIIVDTSADVLITKVLETRGVRHFLESHPVLVIDHHTTDSNLSFNHTMLSKEAVATSEIIHSLAEENKWTMSEQAAENMLVAILSDSLGFTTQNVSATTLLIASKLVELGAVPSKIEARRREFMKKSPEILAYKGELIKRIEYLLDGKLAIVHIPWEDIQAYSDQYNPSVLVLDEMRLVLGVEIGVAIKTYPDGKITGKLRANVPIAEEVAGFFGGGGHKYAAGFRAYEDYDTIISELVTATDKALKEYETSTK, encoded by the coding sequence ATGTTTAACGAAGCGACAGAACTTATAAACGCAGCAAAAAAGATTGTTGTTATCCAGGCTGAAAATCCAGACGGAGACAGCCTAGGAAGTAGCCTCGCACTTGAAGAGATTCTGGGCGATCTAGGCAAAGAAGTATCGCTATACTGTCCTGTTGAAATCCCTAAATACCTCCGTTATATCAACGGCTGGGATAGAATAGTCATGGATTTTGACACCAAAGCGGATCTGGCTATTATCGTTGACACCAGCGCGGACGTTCTGATTACGAAAGTACTCGAAACGAGGGGCGTTCGTCATTTCCTCGAATCACACCCAGTACTCGTCATAGACCACCACACGACAGATTCTAATCTTAGTTTTAACCATACGATGCTTTCAAAAGAAGCTGTCGCTACCAGTGAAATAATTCATTCACTAGCCGAAGAAAATAAATGGACTATGAGCGAACAAGCAGCAGAGAATATGCTTGTTGCAATCCTTTCGGATAGTCTTGGCTTCACCACGCAAAACGTTTCCGCGACAACTTTATTAATTGCTAGCAAGCTAGTGGAACTCGGCGCCGTACCGTCAAAAATTGAAGCACGCCGACGCGAGTTCATGAAAAAATCACCCGAAATTCTAGCTTACAAGGGCGAGTTAATTAAACGAATTGAATACCTGCTTGATGGAAAATTAGCAATCGTACACATACCCTGGGAAGACATCCAAGCTTACAGCGACCAGTACAACCCGAGCGTACTTGTACTCGATGAAATGCGTCTTGTGCTAGGAGTTGAAATTGGTGTTGCTATCAAAACATACCCTGACGGTAAAATTACGGGTAAACTCCGCGCGAATGTTCCTATTGCCGAAGAAGTCGCTGGATTCTTTGGCGGTGGCGGCCATAAATACGCTGCGGGCTTTCGAGCGTACGAAGATTACGATACAATTATCTCAGAACTTGTCACAGCGACGGATAAGGCATTGAAAGAATATGAAACTTCAACGAAATAA
- the recR gene encoding recombination mediator RecR: MTQLLPTALVSAIDELGKLPGVGARTAERYAYFLLRANGNSVEKLAKTISELHNGVKTCPVTFALIDPDQDVSPLYDGPGRSKKLVAVVEEPLDIIALERTGQFHGTYHVLGGAISPIDGVGPEKLHIPELLKRLGDDEVEEVIIATNASVEGESTALFLQRHIREAGITIQISRLARGIPVGVDLEYADQITLTHALEGRRIFQDV, from the coding sequence TTGACACAGCTTCTTCCAACAGCACTTGTTAGTGCGATTGATGAACTAGGCAAGTTGCCTGGCGTAGGCGCTCGTACAGCCGAGCGCTATGCTTATTTTCTGCTGCGTGCCAATGGTAATTCAGTAGAGAAGCTGGCAAAAACTATTAGCGAACTTCATAACGGCGTCAAAACGTGCCCGGTGACGTTCGCGCTTATCGACCCAGACCAAGACGTGTCACCGCTCTACGACGGCCCTGGACGCAGTAAAAAGCTTGTTGCGGTCGTTGAAGAGCCGCTTGATATCATCGCCCTAGAACGTACAGGGCAGTTTCACGGGACGTACCACGTACTAGGAGGAGCAATCTCTCCAATCGACGGCGTTGGCCCTGAAAAACTCCACATTCCAGAACTACTAAAGCGTCTGGGTGACGACGAAGTAGAAGAAGTAATCATTGCTACGAATGCCAGCGTTGAGGGTGAATCAACAGCGCTCTTTTTGCAGCGTCACATCCGTGAAGCTGGAATTACCATACAAATCAGCCGGCTAGCACGAGGCATACCAGTGGGCGTCGATCTAGAATATGCCGATCAAATTACCCTAACGCACGCCCTTGAAGGAAGAAGGATATTCCAAGATGTTTAA